A genomic stretch from Streptomyces sp. QL37 includes:
- a CDS encoding four-carbon acid sugar kinase family protein has protein sequence MPTLGAIADDFTGATDLATMLVARGHRTVVTVGPDALSDGPGAAVRDADAVVVALKSRTAPVEEAVGTSLAALRALRGSGCERFYFKYCSTFDSTPRGNIGPVTDALLAELGERRTVVVPSFPATGRTVYKGRLFVHDELLDESPMRHHPLTPMRDSHVGRLLTPQTGHPVRLVGLDTVRKGSDALRAALDAPELAEALVVVDAVSDEDLVTVCAATTHLTLVTGAAGLALGLTGPHAEAARATPASRPGDPGLILSGSASSATRAQVAHARDRLPHRKLDLAALRADFAGTVAGLVAFARRAWDDDPAKPPLIYAVDDLGDLEHPVPDDGPAASELVERALATCATDLVGAGARRLLVAGGETSGAVVTALGVRTLSIGSPIAAGVTWARAEGRVHDRDHTVDLALKSGNFGDTTIFTEAWSALA, from the coding sequence ATGCCGACCCTCGGGGCCATCGCCGACGACTTCACCGGAGCAACCGATCTCGCCACCATGCTCGTCGCCCGGGGCCACCGGACCGTGGTGACCGTGGGACCGGACGCCCTCTCCGACGGCCCGGGGGCGGCTGTGCGAGACGCCGACGCGGTGGTGGTGGCCCTCAAGTCGCGCACAGCGCCGGTGGAGGAGGCCGTCGGCACATCACTCGCGGCCCTGCGGGCCTTGCGCGGTTCCGGCTGCGAGCGCTTCTACTTCAAGTACTGCTCCACCTTCGACTCCACCCCGCGCGGCAACATCGGCCCGGTGACCGACGCACTCCTCGCGGAACTGGGTGAACGCCGCACGGTCGTCGTCCCCTCGTTCCCCGCCACCGGCCGCACCGTCTACAAGGGCCGCCTCTTCGTCCACGACGAACTCCTCGACGAGAGCCCCATGCGGCACCACCCGCTCACGCCGATGCGCGACTCCCACGTCGGCCGGCTGCTCACCCCGCAGACCGGCCACCCGGTCCGCCTCGTCGGGCTCGACACCGTACGGAAGGGCAGTGACGCGCTGCGTGCCGCTCTCGACGCCCCTGAGCTCGCCGAGGCCCTGGTCGTGGTGGACGCCGTGAGCGACGAGGACCTGGTGACCGTCTGCGCGGCCACCACCCACCTCACCCTCGTCACCGGCGCGGCGGGCCTCGCCCTCGGTCTCACCGGCCCGCACGCCGAAGCCGCCCGCGCGACGCCCGCCTCCCGCCCCGGCGACCCCGGTCTCATCCTCTCCGGCAGCGCGTCGTCCGCCACGCGTGCCCAGGTCGCCCACGCCCGCGACCGCCTGCCGCACCGCAAGCTCGACCTGGCAGCCCTGCGCGCCGACTTCGCCGGGACGGTCGCCGGGCTCGTCGCGTTCGCGCGCCGGGCCTGGGACGACGACCCGGCGAAGCCGCCTCTGATCTACGCGGTCGACGACCTCGGCGACCTCGAACACCCGGTGCCGGACGACGGCCCCGCCGCCTCCGAGCTCGTCGAGCGGGCCCTCGCCACCTGCGCCACCGACCTGGTGGGAGCAGGCGCGCGCCGCCTCCTCGTGGCCGGCGGCGAGACCTCCGGAGCGGTCGTCACGGCCCTCGGTGTCCGCACCCTGTCCATCGGCTCGCCCATCGCCGCCGGGGTCACCTGGGCGCGGGCCGAAGGCCGGGTGCACGACCGGGACCACACCGTGGACCTCGCCCTCAAGTCGGGCAACTTCGGCGACACCACCATCTTCACGGAAGCCTGGAGCGCACTGGCATGA
- a CDS encoding homoserine dehydrogenase produces MNLHHLFAGTGDRTVRYALSGAGGGFARTLLAQTPRIGRLAPAVLCDRDVERLRGMLVELGYPAESLAVCADAGEVARAADEGVVALVADGSLLSAAPWDILVEATGSPADGYAMAREALTDGRHVAMVSKEVDSVAGLHLADLARDNGVVYTTADGDQPANLIALVTWAELLGLDIVAIGKSSEYDLVFDPATGSVTQLDTTVPAPELAGLLGLGDDVRATLAARAAAVTALPTGATADYCEMAVVATNTGFRPDVERLHYPVARIAELADVYALREDGGLLHRAGAVDVFSALRLPDEASFAGGVFVVVRTGDPVTWETLRGKGHVVSRDGRYAAVYLPYHLMGVETPVSLLSAVLHGRPSGGVDPRGHAMLAGRARRDLPAGTVLDMGGHHHDVTGVQAVLLRDEDTPADAAPLYLAAHATLGREVRAGALITLGDLADPDADLLHAWTSGRASRVTDAPASHVSR; encoded by the coding sequence ATGAACCTGCATCACCTGTTCGCCGGAACCGGCGACCGGACCGTGCGCTACGCACTGTCCGGAGCCGGCGGCGGCTTCGCCCGGACCCTGCTGGCCCAGACCCCGCGCATCGGGCGTCTGGCCCCTGCCGTCCTGTGCGACCGTGACGTGGAGCGGCTGCGCGGCATGCTCGTCGAGCTCGGCTACCCGGCGGAGAGCCTGGCCGTCTGCGCGGACGCCGGTGAGGTCGCGCGGGCCGCGGACGAGGGGGTCGTCGCCCTGGTGGCGGACGGCTCGCTGCTGTCCGCCGCGCCCTGGGACATCCTGGTGGAGGCGACCGGAAGCCCGGCCGACGGATACGCGATGGCCCGGGAGGCGCTGACCGACGGCCGTCACGTCGCCATGGTCAGCAAGGAGGTCGACTCCGTCGCCGGGCTGCACCTCGCGGATCTGGCCCGCGACAACGGCGTCGTCTACACCACGGCCGACGGCGACCAGCCCGCGAACCTCATCGCGCTGGTGACCTGGGCGGAGCTGCTGGGCCTCGACATCGTGGCGATCGGCAAGTCCAGCGAGTACGACCTGGTCTTCGACCCCGCGACCGGCTCGGTCACCCAGCTCGACACGACGGTCCCCGCGCCCGAGCTGGCCGGGCTGCTGGGCCTCGGCGACGATGTGCGCGCCACGCTCGCAGCCCGCGCGGCCGCCGTGACCGCTCTGCCGACCGGCGCCACCGCCGACTACTGCGAGATGGCGGTGGTCGCGACCAACACGGGCTTCCGGCCGGACGTCGAGCGCCTGCACTACCCGGTCGCCCGCATCGCCGAACTCGCGGACGTCTACGCCCTGCGCGAGGACGGCGGTCTGCTCCACCGCGCCGGTGCCGTCGACGTGTTCAGCGCGCTGCGGCTGCCGGACGAGGCCTCGTTCGCGGGCGGTGTCTTCGTCGTCGTACGGACCGGGGACCCGGTCACCTGGGAGACGCTGCGCGGCAAGGGCCACGTGGTCAGCCGGGACGGGCGTTACGCGGCGGTCTACCTGCCGTACCACCTGATGGGCGTCGAGACTCCGGTCTCGCTGCTGTCCGCGGTGCTCCACGGCCGGCCTTCCGGCGGCGTCGACCCGCGTGGCCACGCCATGCTCGCCGGCCGGGCCCGGCGCGACCTCCCCGCGGGCACGGTCCTGGACATGGGCGGCCACCACCACGACGTCACCGGCGTCCAGGCCGTCCTGCTACGCGACGAGGACACCCCCGCCGACGCGGCGCCGCTGTACCTCGCGGCGCACGCCACGCTCGGGCGTGAGGTCCGGGCCGGCGCCCTGATCACCCTCGGCGACCTCGCCGACCCGGACGCGGACCTGCTGCACGCCTGGACCTCCGGACGTGCCTCGCGCGTCACCGACGCCCCTGCCTCCCACGTGAGCCGATGA